A genomic region of Methanosarcina thermophila TM-1 contains the following coding sequences:
- the proS gene encoding proline--tRNA ligase, producing MAESEKEAALPPKEEFSEWYNELLWMAEIMDVRYPVKGLYVWYPFGFAIRRNTYNIIREILDNSGHQEALFPLLIPENEFMKEAEHIKGFEDEVYWVTHGGRDPLDIPLALRPTSETAIYPMYKMWIRSHADFPLKLYQIVNTFRYETKHTRPLIRLREITSFKEAHTVHATWEDAEAQVKEAIKLYTEIYRRLGVPVLRSRRPDWDKFPGADYTDAIDTIMPDGKTLQIGTVHHLGDNFARTFDIKYEAPNGEQLYAHQTCYGISERSIAATISIHGDDKGLVLPPEIAPVQVVIIPIIFKKEAEEVLAACRDMQERLKKTGIRVELDASDLRPGAKYYKWEMKGVPLRLEIGPRDLQNNVAVAVRRDTGEKEQIPLPEIETSVRSRFEAIHENLYQKAKTELESRIFECMELEEVKEKIQEGVATIPWCGNKECGLVMEDRIGAGILGIPLEQKNRRKEKCPVCGGETETRVYIARTY from the coding sequence ATGGCAGAAAGCGAAAAAGAAGCAGCACTCCCTCCAAAAGAGGAATTTAGCGAATGGTATAACGAACTCCTGTGGATGGCCGAAATAATGGATGTCCGCTATCCTGTAAAAGGGCTCTATGTCTGGTATCCCTTCGGCTTTGCAATTCGCAGGAATACTTACAATATTATAAGGGAAATCCTTGACAACAGCGGGCATCAGGAAGCTCTTTTTCCGCTACTTATTCCTGAAAATGAGTTCATGAAAGAAGCTGAACATATCAAAGGCTTTGAGGATGAGGTATATTGGGTAACTCACGGAGGAAGAGATCCGCTAGATATCCCTCTTGCCCTTCGCCCAACAAGTGAAACTGCCATTTACCCGATGTATAAGATGTGGATCAGGTCCCATGCAGATTTCCCTCTCAAGCTCTACCAGATAGTCAACACTTTCCGTTACGAAACAAAGCATACTCGCCCCCTCATAAGGCTCAGAGAGATTACTTCCTTTAAAGAAGCCCATACTGTACACGCTACCTGGGAAGATGCTGAAGCTCAGGTTAAAGAAGCTATCAAGCTCTATACCGAAATATACCGCAGGCTTGGAGTCCCTGTGCTCCGGTCAAGAAGACCTGACTGGGATAAATTCCCGGGTGCGGATTATACCGATGCTATTGACACCATAATGCCTGACGGAAAAACTCTTCAGATAGGTACAGTTCACCATCTGGGCGACAATTTTGCAAGGACTTTCGATATTAAGTATGAGGCACCTAATGGAGAGCAGCTTTATGCCCACCAGACCTGTTACGGGATTTCAGAGAGATCGATTGCAGCTACAATATCCATTCATGGAGACGATAAAGGGCTGGTTTTGCCCCCGGAAATCGCACCTGTGCAGGTTGTAATTATCCCGATTATCTTCAAGAAGGAAGCGGAAGAAGTGCTGGCTGCTTGCAGGGATATGCAGGAACGCCTGAAGAAAACTGGCATCAGAGTTGAACTCGATGCAAGTGACCTCCGTCCCGGAGCAAAGTACTACAAGTGGGAAATGAAGGGCGTACCCCTCAGGCTTGAAATCGGACCCCGTGACCTGCAAAATAATGTTGCTGTGGCTGTCAGGAGAGACACTGGAGAAAAAGAGCAGATCCCACTCCCTGAAATCGAGACCAGTGTGCGCTCAAGATTCGAAGCTATCCACGAAAACCTCTATCAAAAGGCAAAAACCGAGCTTGAAAGCCGCATATTTGAATGTATGGAACTGGAAGAAGTAAAGGAGAAAATCCAGGAAGGTGTTGCAACAATCCCCTGGTGCGGAAATAAAGAATGCGGGCTTGTTATGGAAGACAGGATAGGTGCAGGTATCCTGGGAATCCCTCTTGAACAGAAAAACAGACGAAAAGAAAAGTGTCCTGTCTGCGGTGGAGAAACCGAAACTCGCGTGTATATAGCAAGGACATACTAA
- a CDS encoding ZPR1 zinc finger domain-containing protein yields the protein MNIDFLKQEGFKTSICCPLCQRDLVMNWQRDNIPYFGEIMYVSARCQCSFRFADTMILSSKEPMRYEMPVENWEDLDARVIRSTSGTIRIPEMGVIIEPGSVSESYVTNIEGVLHRVRNVLITASRWVQGDEEKTSRSQELLCMLEEVIQGKRKITVIIEDPLGNSAIISKKAKSVKLSKEEAEKLNTGMIVFDVDKSELTNDVSDNVQPLGGD from the coding sequence TTGAATATAGATTTTTTAAAACAGGAAGGGTTTAAAACAAGTATCTGCTGTCCTCTGTGCCAGAGAGATCTTGTGATGAACTGGCAGAGAGATAATATTCCCTATTTCGGGGAGATCATGTATGTCAGTGCAAGATGCCAATGCAGTTTCCGTTTTGCAGATACCATGATTCTCTCAAGTAAGGAACCCATGCGCTATGAGATGCCAGTCGAAAACTGGGAAGACCTGGATGCAAGGGTCATCCGTTCAACCTCAGGAACAATCCGCATCCCGGAAATGGGGGTTATTATCGAACCCGGATCGGTTTCAGAGTCTTACGTAACGAACATAGAAGGTGTACTGCACCGGGTAAGGAATGTCCTTATTACCGCTAGCAGATGGGTACAAGGAGACGAAGAGAAAACCTCGCGCAGCCAGGAACTCCTGTGTATGCTCGAAGAAGTGATCCAAGGCAAAAGAAAAATCACAGTCATAATCGAAGATCCCCTTGGAAATAGCGCAATTATCTCAAAGAAAGCTAAATCAGTCAAGCTCTCCAAAGAAGAAGCCGAGAAGCTAAACACCGGCATGATCGTTTTCGATGTTGATAAATCCGAACTCACAAATGATGTTTCAGATAATGTTCAGCCCCTCGGAGGAGACTAA
- a CDS encoding cell division protein SepF encodes MAKLIDKLLGSNVNKSPTNPEDYTEIDLSKYEEVLEDEPAETYVKIAEVSSLNQVSQLKQEIYNGNILMVDISNIRGDDLLRDRVLKELKDVVIDVHGDIAGVKGNTVIVTPTGIKIDRSKITGGKY; translated from the coding sequence ATGGCAAAACTCATAGACAAGCTCCTTGGCAGCAATGTTAATAAAAGTCCAACAAACCCCGAGGATTATACTGAAATTGATCTCAGCAAGTATGAAGAAGTTCTCGAGGATGAGCCTGCAGAAACCTATGTAAAGATCGCAGAAGTCTCAAGTCTTAACCAGGTGTCCCAGCTAAAGCAGGAAATTTATAACGGAAATATCCTGATGGTAGACATTTCGAATATCAGGGGCGATGACCTGTTAAGAGATAGAGTGCTAAAAGAATTGAAAGATGTTGTTATCGATGTTCACGGGGATATCGCCGGTGTCAAAGGAAACACCGTGATAGTGACCCCAACAGGTATTAAAATCGACAGATCCAAAATAACTGGTGGAAAATATTGA
- a CDS encoding RNA-binding protein encodes MKVKSRVQLRKNVKNKMLKDLASTFGEEISGLENKTLEKITLEEYSIILVDGKPLLLEIEGHPFPTVRGALEMGLQKRVVTVDKGAVRFVSNGADIMAPGIVAADPEIKEGDLVIVVEETHKKALAIGKALMGGQEMVEATSGKAIKSITHVGDKLWKMEF; translated from the coding sequence TTGAAAGTAAAGTCAAGAGTTCAGCTGAGGAAGAATGTCAAAAACAAAATGTTGAAAGACCTTGCATCCACTTTTGGCGAGGAGATATCAGGACTGGAAAACAAAACCCTGGAAAAAATTACACTTGAAGAATACTCTATTATCCTTGTGGATGGCAAGCCTTTGCTTCTCGAGATTGAAGGACATCCTTTCCCTACTGTTCGCGGAGCTCTTGAAATGGGACTTCAAAAACGTGTGGTAACCGTGGATAAAGGAGCTGTCCGTTTCGTTTCAAATGGTGCGGATATAATGGCTCCGGGAATCGTAGCTGCCGACCCCGAGATAAAAGAAGGAGACCTGGTAATTGTAGTAGAAGAGACTCACAAAAAAGCTCTTGCAATAGGAAAAGCCCTTATGGGAGGGCAGGAAATGGTCGAAGCAACTTCAGGTAAAGCCATAAAATCAATAACCCATGTAGGAGATAAACTTTGGAAAATGGAATTCTAA